TCTAATCAATCGACTTCCTCTCATAATAAACTGTCACAAGTCTTTGCAAGAATTCGGTGCGTGTTAACTAACTTTCATCTTTCTTCAATCTCCACTACCATCTCCTCTTCCAGTCCAGGTATACCTCACTctatttttattcaataaaacgAAACCCCATTTTCTATCATATATGTATATTCGAATttgatatttgttttttttttatttcgttTGCGTCTACAACTAAATGTCGTTTAGCCTTTTACATTGTTTTTTTTAAACCAGCTTGATTGATCGAGAGAAGGGAGTTTTTCTAGGATGAGAACTTGAATTTTGAGTCTTTGTATTGTGTTTGTAACTGATTGACTTTATCATACTGGTGAGTTGAGTTGGTAACATTACTAGGTACATTGGGATGTATGAGGGAGAGGCTTAATTACAGATTTTTATTTAGAAGTGTCAAAATTAGGCACTCCAATATGATTTGCAACTTAAATTTATATAATAGATGAAAACAATGAATGTTGAGTTTGATTTAAGCTTTCTAGTGATGATTTTGTGCAGATAAGCATGATTTATGACTGGTTTTCAATGGTATTGGAAATCTTGGGCTTGATTTAATAGGCAACTGCAATCAGTCTGGTTTAAGAACAGTTTTAAATGTGTTAGTTGTGTGCTTATAAAGTGTTTGATATAATTCCTCACTGACTGACTTTTAAAGTGTTTGCTATTCATAGTATACCAACAGTTGTTTAAGTGCAAATTATTTCGATGCTTGTTTCGTTTAGTTGCCATTATTGCATGAGAAGTATTGTAATATATACTTGTGTTTATTTGCTTTTCACCTTCAACAAACAGAGTAACACACCACGGCATGAGATTTTGGCCAAGGAGCTCTTGCTCTCCTACTTAGCCAGCGTCAAGTTTCGGTCTCTCTCATTCTGTGGTTCTCGGCCATTGACCATTGCCCATTGGTGAGTTCTCTACCTTCAACCGTTTTCCTTTGCACTTTCATATCTGATTATACCAAGCACTCCTATTCCTATACCCGTATAGCCCTGATTTAATATTAGGGGAGCTAAATATCCTTTATAAATGAACTGATGGGTTTAAAAACTAGTGGCACGATACTAAGCATGAACGCGCATGTATGTTACGTATTCCCTCGTAAAAAAATACACGAAAATATATTTAACAGAAACCAAAATAATCTCTGAATGGAATAGGAAAATCGCGATTCCCACTTTCCAATCGCAATGTCCAGCGCAAGCCACCATCATCTCCTCCGGCTGGCCCTCTCATGCCGAAAAATCACGGCTCAGGTGACGAGCCCTGCGTCCTCCTCGATCGTAGCTATGGCTTCCTCCACCGAGCAGGAGTTCGTCTCCCACTACCGCGCCAAGCTCAACCGCTACCCCCGTTCACACAACTTCTGGGACGCCAAGATCGCCTCCCGTGTCGGAGAGAAGCTAGCCTTCCGTCTCAAAGAAATCGGCGTCACAGCCGTGCAGATCGATCTTCGCGAGGAACTTTCCCGCCCCGCCCACTACCGCCTCATGATTTCGCCCTTATACGATTCAGTCCGCCGTGCCGGTGTCGCCGTTGACGGATCCGAAAATCTTGGGGTCGGCGGCGCACAGATTTGTATTGACTCTGATTAATTAACAGAtgtgataataatttttttatctcaAGAATTTTCCTGTAATTTTTTactgtgtatttttttttttaaattctataATTATGAGGGAATACAAATATCCATATTCAATATGAAGTTTTGAAACCACTAGTTTTAATTCAAGTGCTGTTGCCCAAAGAACAAGCATGAACAATAACGATCTTTACTAGTTTTCTGTTCCGGCTGCGACAAACAAAACATCCTTCTCGAACTATAAACTAGATGTCGTTTATGGTAAACAACATGTCGTTTGGATGGAAATCTTGTACATATAGCGGCCAAGGCAGTCCAATACTGcttctcaatctcaacaacacatACTATCTTTCTTTCTTGGTAGGTTCTTCTATTATTTCTCCGGAATGTGGTCGCAGCAAGTGTTGCCAACACGAACTCCATCACTGTTTTCTCTCTACAATCCCCAAAATGCCCCCATTTATCAGCAAGTTCTTAAGGTTCAAAAGGAGGGAAGAGTGAGGGCAGTTTTGACAGAAGAAATTTGGCCGAATGCGGTGCGGCGGAAGAAGGAACCGGATTGGAGAGGAGGGTTCAGTTTAGGGGTAGACCTTGGAATGGCTCGCACCGGCGTTGCTCTCAGCAAAGGTTTCTCCGTTCGTCCTCTCACAGTAAGTATCTCCAAATTAttccatgtattttttttttcttaactcgtttatattatatatttgtatTGGTTATTGATGTTGGTGTTGGGGTCTCATTTTCACTATTTGGATAGGTTTTGAAATTGAGGGGAGATAAGCTTGAGCTGCAGCTTCTTGAGATTGCGCAAAAGCAGGTACACCAAGTCACTTCCTCAAGTCTTCTCCTTTTTATTGTATTTTGT
This genomic interval from Humulus lupulus chromosome 8, drHumLupu1.1, whole genome shotgun sequence contains the following:
- the LOC133797617 gene encoding uncharacterized protein LOC133797617 produces the protein MSSASHHHLLRLALSCRKITAQVTSPASSSIVAMASSTEQEFVSHYRAKLNRYPRSHNFWDAKIASRVGEKLAFRLKEIGVTAVQIDLREELSRPAHYRLMISPLYDSVRRAGVAVDGSENLGVGGAQICIDSD